The window CCAAGGTGATCGCACGCAGGCGATTGAAGCGATTGAGATTGCTGGAGTCGGCGAATTCGCGCAGGGTGACCACGCTGGACAAAGGAATCAACTCGCCGCTGCGTTGAGAGCGCACATAAATATTTTGAATGCTGGCGGGGGTGCGTTGCGCGTCGCGTTCGCCTTCGACGATCACGTCGTATTCCTGGCCGTTATCCAGATAAGTGGTGATGGTGCGGCCGCCGAGAACAGACTCTAGCGTGCGACCGATATCCTGCACTTTTACCCCCAGGTCGGCGGCGCGATCATAGTTGATCTGCACGGACAGGTAAGGGCGGGTTTCCTTGTAATCGAAGTCCACGCCGGCGAGGCCGGGATTGGAGGCGTCGATTTCCTGGGACAGAATGTCGCGCCATTCCGCCAGCTCCTCATAAGTGCCGCCGCCGATGACAAATTGCACTGGCTTGGAGATGCCGCCGCCGAACCCCTGCCGCATGACCGGGAAGGCGCGCACGCCCGGCAAGTCCGATAGAGATTTGCGTACATCGTCCATGATGTCCCAGGCGGAACGTCGCTCACCCCAGGGGCTCAGCGCCACCAGGGCGAATCCCGAGTTGAAGTTCTCGATATTGCCGAACCCGCGCGGCGCCCGCACCAGCACCCGTTGCGCCTCGCCGGAATCGACGAACTTCATCAAGCGTCGCTCAATCTCATTCATGTAATCGAGCATGTAGTCGTAAGTCGCGCCTTCCGGACCGTTCACCAGAATAAAGAACGCCCCGCGGTCTTCTTTGGGCGCGTACTCTTCCGGCAAGTCCTTATAGAGCCAGACAGAGCCCGCGCAAATCGCCAGCATCAGCGCCACAAACAGCCAGCGCACCTTGAGACAGGCCGCCAGCATGGCGCCATAGGCATGCTGTACTTTATGGAAGAAATGACCGCCTTCGCTCAGGCCCTGGGCTTTGTCGTCATTAGGCAAAATCTTCGACGCCAGGGCGGGGGACAGGGTGAGGGCGATGACGCTGGAAAACGCCACGGCGGCGGCCAGCGTCAGGGCGAATTCGGAGAACAGGCGACCGATGTCGCCCTGCAGGAAGGCGATTGGCACGAATACGGCGATCAGCACCATAGTGGTGGCGATAACCGCGAAGCCGATCTGACGACTGCCGCGAAATGACGCCACCAGCCGCGTCTCATTGTGCTCATGCATGCGACGATAAATGTTCTCCAGCACGACAATGGCGTCGTCCACCACCATGCCGATGGCCAGCACCAGCGCCAGCAGCGTGAACATATTGATGGTGAAATCGAAGGCGTACAGGGCGCAGAAGGTGGCGATCAGGGAGATCGGCACCGTAACCGCCGGCACCAGAGTGGCGCGCAAATCCCGCAGGAAAGCCCAAATCACCAGGATGACCAGCCCGATGGCGATAAACAGGGTTTTCACCACTTCGTTGATGGCGCCTTCTACAAAGACGGAGGAGTCGTAGCTGGCTTGCAGGGTCATGCCTTCCGGCAAGGTGGGATTGATGCGCTTGGCCTGGGCCTGCACTGCGCGGGCTACATCCAGCACGTTGGCGGTGGACTGTTTGGTGACTCCCACGCCGACCATGGTTTCGCCGTTGCCGCGGAAGATACCTCTTTCTTCCACGGAGCCCAGCTCTACTTTGGCGACATCGCCAAGGCGGATAAGATAGCCATCCTGTCCTGCGCCGATCACCAGTTTGCGGAAGTCTTCTGGAGTATGGAAATTGCGCTCGGTGCGTACGGTGAACTGGGTGTCCCGGGATTCGATGCTGCCTGCCGGCAACTCTACGTTCTCCGCCCGCAGCGCCCCTTCGATATCCGTCACCGTAATGCGTCGCGCCGCCATGGCGCTGCGATCCAGCCAGATGCGCATGGCGTAGATCTTGCCGCCGCCGACCCGTACGCGGGCGACGCCGTCCAACACAGACAGACGATCCACCAGATAGCGATTGGCGTAGTCGGTCAGCTCCGGCACGGTCATGTTGGTGGCGGACAGGTTCAACCACAGAATGACGTCGTCGCTGCTGTCCTCTTTGGCGATATCCGGCGGCTCCGCTTCCGCCGGCAGGTTGTCGGCGATACGGGAGACGCGGTCGCGAATGTCGTTGGTGGCGGCGTCGATATCGCGGCCGATGTCGAACTCTATGGTGATGCGGGAGCGTCCGTTGCTGGACTGGGAAGAAATCGACACGATGCCCTGCACCCC is drawn from Hahella sp. KA22 and contains these coding sequences:
- a CDS encoding efflux RND transporter permease subunit: MMLSDLSVKRPVFASVIGLLLIAFGYLCFERLPLREYPAIDPPVVSVTTDYPGAAANVVETRITEVIEERISGVQGIVSISSQSSNGRSRITIEFDIGRDIDAATNDIRDRVSRIADNLPAEAEPPDIAKEDSSDDVILWLNLSATNMTVPELTDYANRYLVDRLSVLDGVARVRVGGGKIYAMRIWLDRSAMAARRITVTDIEGALRAENVELPAGSIESRDTQFTVRTERNFHTPEDFRKLVIGAGQDGYLIRLGDVAKVELGSVEERGIFRGNGETMVGVGVTKQSTANVLDVARAVQAQAKRINPTLPEGMTLQASYDSSVFVEGAINEVVKTLFIAIGLVILVIWAFLRDLRATLVPAVTVPISLIATFCALYAFDFTINMFTLLALVLAIGMVVDDAIVVLENIYRRMHEHNETRLVASFRGSRQIGFAVIATTMVLIAVFVPIAFLQGDIGRLFSEFALTLAAAVAFSSVIALTLSPALASKILPNDDKAQGLSEGGHFFHKVQHAYGAMLAACLKVRWLFVALMLAICAGSVWLYKDLPEEYAPKEDRGAFFILVNGPEGATYDYMLDYMNEIERRLMKFVDSGEAQRVLVRAPRGFGNIENFNSGFALVALSPWGERRSAWDIMDDVRKSLSDLPGVRAFPVMRQGFGGGISKPVQFVIGGGTYEELAEWRDILSQEIDASNPGLAGVDFDYKETRPYLSVQINYDRAADLGVKVQDIGRTLESVLGGRTITTYLDNGQEYDVIVEGERDAQRTPASIQNIYVRSQRSGELIPLSSVVTLREFADSSNLNRFNRLRAITLEANLEDSLTLGKALSYLENLVETRLPAHAQIDYKGQSADFREAGTALATTLVLGILIVFLVLAAQFESYVHPFVIMLTVPLAVAGGMLGLYVTGNSLNLYTQIGLIMLVGLAAKNGILIVEFTNQLRDQGLTFDNALVEASMARLRPILMTAVTTIAGAVPLMLSDGPGSETRSVIGIVILWGVSAATLFTVFIVPVAYSLLARKTRSPKAVEKQLEEELKLHEDHAIEHLAD